The Primulina tabacum isolate GXHZ01 chromosome 16, ASM2559414v2, whole genome shotgun sequence genome window below encodes:
- the LOC142529313 gene encoding aromatic aminotransferase ISS1-like yields MGSYGTLARRALLTDTPVMVQIQELIRGLKDCVSLAQGVVYWQPPKKALEKVQQIVWDPSVSRYGADEGLPELREALMKKLLNENKLCNSSVMVTAGANQAFVNIVLTLCDTGDSVIMFAPYYFNSYMSFQMTGVTDILVGPGDPETLYPDAVWLERTLLQTKPTPKLVSVVNPGNPSGTYIPEPLLQKMSDVCRNAGCWLVVDNTYEYFMYDGRKHVCVEGDHVVNIFSFSKAYGMMGWRVGYIAYPTHVQGFAAQLLKVQDNIPICASIICQRLALHSLEMGPEWVSDQVKNLVKNRELLLDALSPLGEDAIKGGEGAIYLWAKLPDVYTDDFEVVRWLARKHGVVLIPGSSCGSPGYLRISFGGLVEDQCRVASKRLRKGLEELVSDGMIP; encoded by the exons ATGGGTTCTTACGGGACTCTGGCGAGAAGGGCTTTGCTTACTGATACTCCTGTGATGGTTCAG ATTCAAGAATTGATCCGTGGTTTGAAGGATTGTGTTTCTTTAGCTCAG GGCGTAGTATATTGGCAACCACCAAAGAAGGCATTAGAAAAGGTGCAACAAATAGTATGGGATCCTTCAGTTAGTCGATATGGTGCTGATGAAGGTCTGCCTGAGCTGAGGGAAGCATTAATGAAAAAG TTACTCAATGAAAATAAGTTGTGTAATTCCTCGGTGATGGTGACTGCTGGAGCTAATCAG GCTTTCGTGAATATCGTTCTGACACTATGTGATACTGGGGATTCTGTCATCATGTTTGCCCCATACTACTTCAACTCATACATGTCATTTCAGATGACCGGGGTAACTGACATTTTGGTTGGTCCTGGGGATCCAGAGACACTCTATCCAGATGCAG TCTGGCTAGAGAGGACCTTACTGCAGACAAAACCAACTCCGAAGCTTGTATCTGTCGTAAATCCTGGTAATCCATCAGGAACCTACATCCCAGAACCTCTTCTTCAG AAAATGTCAGATGTTTGCAGAAATGCTGGATGTTGGCTTGTAGTTGACAATACATACGA GTATTTTATGTATGATGGTCGGAAGCATGTGTGTGTGGAGGGCGATCACGTAGTCAATATTTTTTCGTTTTCTAAAGCTTATGGAATGATGGGATGGCGAGTTGGATAC ATCGCGTACCCTACACATGTACAAGGGTTTGCAGCTCAACTTCTTAAAGTCCAAGACAACATACCCATCTGCGCGTCTATAATCTGCCAACGGCTAGCTCTCCACTCTTTGGAAATGGGACCTGAATGGGTTTCCGATCAAGTCAAAAACCTTGTAAAAAACCGAGAACTTTTATTAGATGCACTGTCCCCGTTAGGGGAGGATGCCATCAAAGGAGGAGAAGGTGCAATATATTTGTGGGCTAAGCTCCCGGATGTGTATACCGATGATTTTGAAGTAGTTCGATGGCTTGCTCGTAAACACGGGGTTGTTTTGATTCCTGGAAGTTCTTGTGGATCTCCCGGGTATCTTAGGATCTCGTTCGGGGGATTGGTTGAGGATCAATGTCGTGTTGCTTCAAAAAGGCTCAGGAAAGGATTAGAAGAATTGGTGAGTGATGGAATGATCCCATGA
- the LOC142529423 gene encoding gibberellin 3-beta-dioxygenase 1-like — translation MPSKELADVFSTHSLNLHHKIVDFNSFNELPDSHAWKSQGLDRYPTYGGGTFDSEAVPVIDLNDENATELIGHACKRWGVFQVINHDISKNLLDVVEMEGKKLFSLPMYQKLKAERLPNGVSGYGVVRISCFFPKCMWSEGFTISGSTVEHARRLWPNDYHNFCDTLEQCKKEMKNLAHRLMWLMLGSLDITQEEVKWANPKGEVEGGTDVLQLNSYPACPDPDRAMGLAAHTDSTILSIIHQSNTSGLQMIREGGSNWITVPPHPGALVIHVGDLMHILSNGLYPSVLHRAVVNRTQHRLSVAYLFGPPLSVKVSPLKKLVDKCHPQLYRPITWSEYLGIKSRLFDKALASLRLMSSPSSSIYRCQR, via the exons ATGCCTTCTAAAGAACTAGCGGATGTATTTAGCACACACTCCCTCAATCTTCACCACAAAATCGTGGACTTCAACTCGTTCAACGAACTACCTGACTCCCATGCATGGAAATCCCAAGGCCTCGACCGGTACCCTACCTACGGAGGTGGTACGTTTGATTCTGAGGCAGTCCCGGTCATCGACCTAAACGACGAAAATGCTACGGAACTCATCGgccatgcatgcaagagatGGGGTGTGTTCCAAGTTATAAACCACGATATTTCAAAGAATTTGCTCGATGTAGTTGAAATGGAGGGAAAAAAGCTTTTCTCTTTGCCGATGTATCAGAAGCTTAAGGCTGAGCGACTCCCCAATGGCGTATCGGGATACGGGGTGGTGCGTATTTCTTGTTTCTTTCCCAAGTGTATGTGGTCTGAAGGGTTCACCATTTCTGGCTCAACGGTTGAACATGCGCGCCGACTTTGGCCAAACGACTATCACAATTTTTG TGATACACTAGAACAATGCAAAAAAGAGATGAAAAACCTAGCACATCGGCTTATGTGGCTTATGCTTGGGTCGTTGGACATAACCCAAGAGGAAGTCAAATGGGCCAACCCAAAAGGAGAGGTGGAAGGAGGAACCGACGTCTTACAGTTGAACTCCTACCCGGCATGCCCGGATCCAGACCGTGCCATGGGGTTGGCGGCCCACACCGACTCCACCATACTTAGCATTATCCACCAAAGCAACACAAGCGGCTTACAAATGATCCGGGAGGGTGGCTCGAATTGGATCACGGTACCACCCCACCCGGGAGCCCTCGTGATCCATGTAGGCGACCTCATGCACATTCTTTCAAACGGTTTGTACCCGAGCGTGCTCCATCGGGCTGTCGTGAACCGGACCCAGCATCGGTTATCGGTAGCCTATTTGTTTGGGCCCCCGTTAAGTGTCAAAGTCAGCCCACTTAAGAAGCTAGTTGATAAATGCCACCCCCAACTTTACAGGCCCATTACTTGGAGCGAGTATCTTGGCATTAAGTCTAGGCTTTTCGACAAGGCCCTTGCGTCTTTGCGGCTGATGAGTTCACCCTCATCGTCTATTTACCGATGTCAACGTTAA